The nucleotide window CCGCATTTTTACATTATACTCACTATTGTTCTCCATTCCCCTCCTCTTTTCCCATCCCTCGATTATAGACAGTATCGCCTTTAAATCCGCTATCTTATCCTCTATTTCCTCAATCTTTCCCTTCACTAACAGCAGATGCTCTCGCTTCATTTTTCATTTCTTTTTCCTACCTCTAATCATCCTCGCCAACGCTTTGTAACTGTCACCTATGAAGTCGCAAGTTGCTGCTAAATCATCCATCCAGAAGCCACCAGAAGCCATCCCTGGTAATTCATATAGTAATTGTAATGCAGTTTCTGTAACTCTGTCTATTTCACGATGCTGCCAGCCTCTATAACTTGATTCCAAGCTCACAAATTTGCCTTCATCGTAACGCTCCGCGATGCTTTGATTCCCCAATTCAGCTCTTTTTCGAGTGAAGTATGTCTTATTTCCGCTCATTTTCTTCTTTTTCCACCTACTTAAACCGTTCTCGAAAAATGCAGTCAGACCACTTCTTTGTCTACTTCGTGCAACTGTTCTTTAATATCCACTGTGATATATTTCAGCACTGCATCTGACCAGCCGTAGATGAAGTAAACATCTTCTATTTGTGGCGGTGCTGGAAAGTCCCTATACGGCAGTAAAGTCACGAGGTATGCCCTCGCATGAGGTGCTATATCTCTTTTGTAATCTGTCCACGCCTCTAAGAAACCCCGTCCTACCCATTCCTCGTTATCTGTAAATGCTATAAACAGGTCTACGGCTTCTTTTTTCTCTATGAGCCACTCGACAGGTGCGCTTAATGACGTCCCACCATCTGCCTTGAAGACTCTTGCTATCTCGAAGATCGTCTCTTTTGTATATGCCTCCGCTGCTATGTCTTCCCTTACCACACTTTCAAAAGGTAGCAACACAGGCAGTTGTATACAACGCTTCACGAGGCATCCGGTAAATAGCCCCACCAGATCGATACACTGTACAATGCTGTAATCCCCCGTAAGATTTGAGCTCATGCTTCCTGACACATCACTTGCTATTGCTACCTTGTCCCGTATTTCTGGAAGATTGACAATGCTTAGCTCTAATGCACGCAGTAAAGCAGTTTTTAGCCGCTCTGCGCCTCTAAAGTCCTCAAGCATTCTGTAAGCCACATAAAATCTGAAGGGAAGTACTTTTGACTGTTTTATTGCGTTCTCATCAGTAATCCTCTTCACCACATAGTCGAGATTTTCACGCTTGTCGAATACTCCATTCCTTCCGAAGTTGTTGAGGTTACGAATGAGGTTGAAATATGGTGCCTGATAAAGTAGAGCCTCCCATATCTTAGGTGTCATCTTCTTTACGCTCCCCGTTACTACCTCATAGGGTAGCCGACCTCTTTCTATCGCCTCTATGATTTCATCTTCGCTCTCGGAAGTCTTTACTACCTTCAAAGCCTCTAACTGCCCATCCCCCTCGTGCATCTTCTTCTTGATGTAGTTTATCACCACAGGATTGACATCCTCACGCGGTCTCGCTATGTTTATCATGTCCTCTACCGCTTTTGGATACTTAACTGCGTGATAGGTCGTCATGCTGGCTATTGTCTTTATCATCTTCTCCTTTAGCGCTCTTCCTACACCTCCTCTTATCGTTTTTGATCTCGCTATGTCTATGAACTGCTGCCAGTCATGCGGGTTCTGGCAGACCTTGTCCGCGATCTCCTTGAAAACTTTTGGCGACCTTCTCGAAATTTCCACTAAGCTCGCTATCGGTAATGTCCTCATGAAGCCTTTGTTCCTCGCATACACCGTAGCCTTTGCCAGAAACTGCAAATTCTCGCATCTCCTCAGCACATCGAGCATCTCCTTGATGTTCTCTTCCGCCTTCACATAAAACAAATTCGCCGTCGTCCCCGTCATCAAGACCGCAAGCACTTCTTCCTCTATCGTCCTCTTGTAGGATGGAAATCCCTCTTTGTTTGCTTTTTCAGGCTCTGGTATCGCTTCCTGCCTCAACTTCCTCCAAACTGTCTTCCTCTTCATTTTTCTATCACCTCCTGAGGAGGGAAAGGGGAATACAAGGAGTAGCGGGGACGCTCCCAGGATAAGCGGTGTAGCTACTCCTTCACCCCTACTGCCTAGCGCGCTTTGACCCGACACTAGGCAAAAAGCGGAGGAATAAGAGGAGAGAGTGCCTCAAAGGGCAGTCGTGGGAGTTCTGTCCCGGAGTATCTCTCCTCACACCTCCAATGCCCCCGGCGGGATTTGAACCCGCGACCTCTCGCTTACAAGGCGAAGTAACCACTTCTGCACCTCTTTTGAAAAGGAATAGAGAAGCGGTACATATAGCGCTCTACCAAGCTGAGCTACGGGGGCGTTTTGTTAGGCTTTTCCTCTTCCACCTTCGCCTTCGTTACACTCACCAGAACTATATCCCCCTCCTTCACACCTATCTCCTCAAGAAGAGATGGCGGAAGGATTACACGCCGCTGTGAACCTACACGCACTGGCACTTTCTTTTCTCCCATCTCTTATCACCATTAATGGTATGGTGAATGGTATATATAAAACTATCTTTATGCTATCAAAAATTAGGGTGATATGGATATGTTCAATTTGTGGATATGTCAGTAAATGTATGGAATGTTTTGCCTCCGCTTGAACATGTCCTCAATCATCTTCGCCGTCACGACCGAAAGCGCAATCACCTTCCTCGTCTGTTCTTTGCTTAAGCCCCAAGATTCGCACATCTTCTTTACCGTGCCCTCGTAAGTCTGCCTCCTTATATCGCTTTTCCTGAACTCCGCGAGTATCTCGTTCGCATCCTTCTCCAACCCCTGCGACATCGCCTCCAGCTCCTTCTCCGACCGCATCCTTAAAATGTCCTCTAACATCTTTAGCATTGATTCTATTGATACGGGATCGGAAATCCAAATAACTATTCTCTTGTCTTCAACTTCCACAATGAATTTTACCGCGGTCTTTCCAGTTTCAAAGTTTTCTATAATCCCCCACACTATGGAGAATTCGTCAGGCTCGCCTTCGTAGTTTTTGTTCCACAGATAACACGAAGCTTTAACCTGCCTCGTTTTTTTCTTAACGGTGCACATTCAATCTTGTCTTATAAACGCTTCTGATACTTTTTTGACAACCTCTTTATCATCAAACAATATCTCTACACCAGTCAAACCACACTTTGAGAAGCTCACCAACACATGAGCGTTTGATTCGAGCGTTTCTTCACCAGTAGAACCAAATTCTATAAGCAAAGAGCTAGCTTTATCGTTAAAATCAATATATGCAGGATGAAGTGTTCTAACTTTAGGTTTTTGTAATAGTTTTGTTCTCGTTAAGTTGACTCTCAGCTCGATCTCTCTTAACGCATCCTTTTCGCTCATACCAAAATATTCGCATAAAAGTTGAAGGAAACTCCTAAAGTGCCCATCCATGTATTCGGCTTCCTTATCCGTCAGCATTTTTTTCATGCTGGCTGCCCCGTCATCGCCAGCGACCTACTCAGCCGGACTCTACTACGCTTTCTTTCAGCTCCGCATCACTATTGGCGGGCACACTTGTAGCAGGCCGCCTTTCGCCACGCCGTGGACTTATTCGCGCTATCGCACGATGCCACCGCTCAGGGGTCTTACGCCACTTCTATATTTTTTGTTGCATCTTGACACTTTTTTGAGAGGCTTACAATCGTCTTAAAAACGCTTTTAGCGCATTCTCCACAACAGCGACTACGCCTGCATACGCCGCAAGCTGCTCCACCACACTACTCTCCGTCACCGGCGCGCCACTGACATACATAACCGCTCCAACTACTATGCCCACAAGAACAGTTGCTGCAAATTTCGCTGTCTCGAAATTTTCCGTGCCTACTGATTTTAAATACCCGCTCGCCGCAAATATTGCCGCCGCGAGCACCGCTATTAGTATTGTTACGAGCATTTTTTTCACATCACCTATTATATGTTTAAACTTTGTATATAAAAAGTTATCGGCTCGTGAAATCCACCAACACTATAATGCTATGTTTCCCGTTTAATGCTTGCTTCATATATTTTAGTTTATATTTCAATTCAAACAGTTTATCCAAAAGAAAATCAGCGTCCCCCTCCCGGTCTCTTTTTATTT belongs to Methanophagales archaeon and includes:
- a CDS encoding TROVE domain-containing protein → MKRKTVWRKLRQEAIPEPEKANKEGFPSYKRTIEEEVLAVLMTGTTANLFYVKAEENIKEMLDVLRRCENLQFLAKATVYARNKGFMRTLPIASLVEISRRSPKVFKEIADKVCQNPHDWQQFIDIARSKTIRGGVGRALKEKMIKTIASMTTYHAVKYPKAVEDMINIARPREDVNPVVINYIKKKMHEGDGQLEALKVVKTSESEDEIIEAIERGRLPYEVVTGSVKKMTPKIWEALLYQAPYFNLIRNLNNFGRNGVFDKRENLDYVVKRITDENAIKQSKVLPFRFYVAYRMLEDFRGAERLKTALLRALELSIVNLPEIRDKVAIASDVSGSMSSNLTGDYSIVQCIDLVGLFTGCLVKRCIQLPVLLPFESVVREDIAAEAYTKETIFEIARVFKADGGTSLSAPVEWLIEKKEAVDLFIAFTDNEEWVGRGFLEAWTDYKRDIAPHARAYLVTLLPYRDFPAPPQIEDVYFIYGWSDAVLKYITVDIKEQLHEVDKEVV
- a CDS encoding AbrB/MazE/SpoVT family DNA-binding domain-containing protein; translation: MGEKKVPVRVGSQRRVILPPSLLEEIGVKEGDIVLVSVTKAKVEEEKPNKTPP